Proteins encoded together in one Riemerella anatipestifer window:
- the pth gene encoding aminoacyl-tRNA hydrolase, giving the protein MKYLIVGLGNKGDEYTETRHNVGFKVVEKIAESIEAPFKTANFGWVAEGKYKGRKVILLKPDTYMNLSGNAVKFWLKKENIPLENLLVITDDLALPFGTLRMKMKGSDAGHNGLKNIQELLQTQNYPRLRFGISANFSEGKQVDYVLGKWTEEEQSKLPERLEQFTKASLAFVFAGIQNAMTGFNGK; this is encoded by the coding sequence ATGAAATACCTTATCGTAGGGCTGGGCAACAAAGGAGACGAGTACACAGAAACTCGCCACAATGTAGGCTTTAAAGTTGTAGAAAAAATTGCAGAAAGCATAGAGGCTCCTTTTAAAACAGCTAACTTTGGCTGGGTAGCAGAGGGTAAATATAAGGGCAGAAAAGTAATATTACTAAAACCCGACACCTATATGAATTTAAGCGGTAACGCCGTGAAGTTTTGGCTAAAAAAAGAGAACATTCCGCTAGAAAATTTGCTTGTCATCACCGATGATTTAGCCTTGCCTTTCGGTACGCTTAGAATGAAAATGAAAGGCTCAGACGCAGGACATAATGGACTAAAAAATATCCAAGAACTCCTACAAACGCAAAACTACCCAAGATTAAGGTTTGGTATTTCTGCCAATTTCTCCGAAGGTAAACAAGTGGACTATGTACTCGGCAAATGGACCGAGGAAGAACAAAGCAAACTCCCAGAACGCCTAGAGCAATTTACTAAGGCTTCTTTAGCTTTTGTTTTCGCAGGTATCCAAAATGCGATGACAGGCTTTAATGGAAAGTAA
- a CDS encoding HU family DNA-binding protein, giving the protein MSIKYKTIQKAQPGVAGGGDKKFYASPVYQGEKTLEGLTKDIEKISTVSGADIRAVLYALVDVMQTSLSEGRIVRLGELGSMRVSLSSEGKAKEEEVTSAAIRNTKVLFTPGSDLKKMLQTLKFEKA; this is encoded by the coding sequence ATGTCAATTAAGTACAAAACTATTCAGAAAGCCCAGCCAGGTGTGGCGGGTGGAGGCGACAAAAAATTCTATGCATCGCCTGTGTATCAAGGAGAGAAGACTCTAGAAGGTCTTACCAAAGACATCGAGAAGATTTCCACCGTAAGTGGAGCAGACATTAGAGCGGTGCTTTACGCCCTCGTAGATGTGATGCAAACCTCATTATCAGAAGGACGAATTGTAAGACTAGGCGAACTCGGCAGTATGAGAGTGAGCCTTAGCAGTGAGGGCAAAGCTAAGGAAGAGGAAGTAACTTCGGCAGCGATTAGAAACACAAAAGTACTATTTACCCCGGGGTCTGACCTTAAAAAGATGCTACAAACGCTGAAATTTGAGAAAGCCTAG